A genome region from Paradevosia shaoguanensis includes the following:
- a CDS encoding putative quinol monooxygenase: MIALNVIYTVRDGHMDQVLYFLDLMKTFVIENEPDCLTYQVSRSRDDANTLLLYEVYRSDDAVTAHGNTPHFDSIIKKEVIPRLENRVRSTFDVVIG, from the coding sequence ATGATCGCACTGAATGTGATCTATACGGTCCGCGATGGGCATATGGACCAGGTGCTTTACTTCCTGGACCTGATGAAGACTTTCGTCATCGAAAATGAACCCGATTGCCTGACCTACCAGGTTTCGCGCTCGCGCGACGATGCGAACACGCTGCTGCTCTATGAGGTCTATCGCAGCGACGATGCGGTGACGGCCCATGGCAACACGCCGCATTTCGACAGCATCATCAAGAAGGAGGTCATTCCGCGCCTCGAAAACCGGGTGCGGTCGACCTTCGACGTGGTGATCGGCTAG
- a CDS encoding FadR/GntR family transcriptional regulator: MTIHQSVLAGTAVFPRLHADSHIRSAHALVTRDIALKILKGVFPPDSTLPHETDLIDGYGVSRTALRESIKTLTAKGFLVSKTKVGTRVLHASHWNMYDPQVLAWRVELGVDHEFLVKIYEVRQALEPAAAALAAVRRTRADIERMQKALEGMSAGRHSRESYAEPDLNFHQQVLVASGNPFMQSFSSVIEAAILCSFRISAPVDSQERLRMSLERHRMVLDAIAAHDPVTASSAMTQVIREGIENAHCKLATEPVTITMPLQIHG; the protein is encoded by the coding sequence ATGACGATCCATCAATCGGTGCTGGCCGGAACGGCGGTGTTTCCCCGTTTGCATGCGGATAGTCATATCCGCTCGGCCCATGCCCTGGTGACGCGCGATATCGCCCTCAAGATCCTCAAGGGCGTCTTCCCGCCGGATTCAACGCTGCCCCACGAAACCGACCTGATCGACGGCTACGGCGTTTCGCGCACTGCATTGCGGGAGTCCATCAAGACTCTGACGGCCAAGGGCTTTCTGGTCTCCAAGACCAAGGTCGGCACCCGCGTGCTGCACGCCAGCCACTGGAACATGTACGATCCCCAGGTCCTCGCCTGGCGCGTCGAGCTGGGTGTCGATCACGAGTTTCTCGTCAAGATCTACGAGGTCCGTCAGGCCCTCGAGCCAGCCGCTGCCGCGCTGGCGGCCGTGCGGCGCACGCGGGCCGATATCGAGCGGATGCAGAAGGCCCTTGAGGGCATGAGCGCCGGCCGCCATTCGCGCGAAAGCTATGCCGAGCCCGACCTCAATTTCCACCAGCAGGTGCTGGTCGCCTCGGGCAATCCGTTCATGCAGTCCTTCAGCAGCGTGATCGAGGCGGCGATCCTCTGCTCGTTCCGCATCAGCGCGCCGGTCGATAGCCAGGAACGCCTGCGTATGTCGCTGGAGCGCCACCGCATGGTGCTCGATGCCATTGCCGCGCACGATCCGGTCACGGCCAGTTCGGCCATGACCCAGGTCATCCGGGAAGGCATCGAGAATGCGCATTGCAAGCTGGCCACCGAACCGGTGACCATCACCATGCCGCTACAGATTCACGGCTAG
- the coaBC gene encoding bifunctional phosphopantothenoylcysteine decarboxylase/phosphopantothenate--cysteine ligase CoaBC: protein MMTLQGKHILLVVAGGVAAYKAPDLVRRLRERGASVRCVMTEAAGKFIGATTLAAVSGTPVAADLFDDITGMDVGHIRLAREADLIIVAPATANILAQMAHGLASDLATAILLARSGPALVAPAMNPKMWANPATTRNIAALRQDGIGFVGPEVGEMAEAGESGLGRMAEPLAIAEAASQLLAPKSQPLAGLSFVVTSGPTEESLDPVRFISNRSSGKQGHAIAEALANAGAKVRLVSGPVTLPDPRHVEVTHVETAEQMLSAVLASLPADGAIFVAAVADWRAAAIAEHKIKKSGGPDEELTLHFARNPDILATIGHHAQRPRLVIGFAAETRDVIENAGAKLRSKGADWIFANDVSSDAGVFGGDRNHVHLLSSNGVEDIGAGSKAEIAEQIVSRISTFFARS from the coding sequence ATGATGACGCTTCAGGGCAAGCACATTCTGTTGGTCGTCGCAGGCGGCGTCGCCGCCTACAAGGCTCCCGACCTGGTTCGCCGCCTCCGCGAGCGCGGCGCTTCCGTGCGCTGCGTGATGACCGAGGCCGCCGGAAAGTTCATCGGCGCGACGACGCTCGCGGCAGTCAGCGGAACGCCGGTAGCAGCCGACCTTTTCGACGACATCACCGGCATGGATGTCGGGCACATTCGCCTCGCCCGCGAAGCCGACCTCATCATCGTCGCGCCGGCCACCGCGAACATATTGGCGCAAATGGCCCACGGCCTGGCCAGTGATCTGGCCACCGCCATCCTTCTGGCACGGAGCGGGCCCGCGCTGGTGGCGCCGGCCATGAACCCCAAGATGTGGGCCAACCCCGCCACCACGCGCAACATCGCCGCCCTGCGACAGGACGGCATCGGCTTCGTCGGTCCCGAAGTCGGCGAGATGGCGGAGGCCGGCGAGTCCGGCCTTGGCCGCATGGCCGAACCGCTCGCCATCGCCGAAGCGGCCAGCCAGCTTCTGGCGCCCAAAAGCCAGCCGTTGGCCGGCCTGTCCTTCGTCGTCACCTCCGGTCCCACCGAAGAGTCCCTCGACCCGGTTCGCTTCATTTCCAACCGCTCGTCGGGCAAGCAGGGGCACGCCATCGCCGAGGCACTCGCCAACGCCGGGGCCAAGGTTCGTCTGGTGTCCGGCCCGGTAACCCTCCCGGACCCGCGCCACGTCGAGGTCACTCACGTAGAAACTGCCGAGCAGATGCTCTCCGCCGTACTGGCATCGCTCCCCGCCGACGGCGCCATCTTCGTTGCCGCCGTTGCCGATTGGCGGGCCGCCGCGATTGCCGAGCACAAGATAAAAAAATCCGGTGGCCCCGACGAGGAACTGACGCTCCACTTCGCCCGCAACCCCGACATCCTGGCGACCATAGGCCACCACGCCCAGCGCCCGCGCCTCGTCATCGGCTTCGCCGCCGAAACCCGCGACGTCATCGAAAATGCCGGCGCCAAGCTCCGCTCAAAAGGCGCCGACTGGATTTTCGCCAACGACGTCTCCAGCGACGCCGGCGTTTTCGGCGGCGACCGCAATCACGTGCACCTGCTGAGCAGCAACGGCGTCGAGGACATAGGGGCAGGCAGCAAAGCCGAGATCGCAGAACAGATCGTCAGCCGCATCAGCACGTTCTTCGCCCGGTCCTAG
- a CDS encoding carbon-nitrogen hydrolase family protein, with protein MRVVLTQPKTKANDQSNIRQIGRLLHKAGFVGDAHDAIVLPELVGEGATADEYLRDVSAMAREFGCHVIGGSHFVTERDAIINRGVIANADGEIIAQYSKANPYGAERVVSDAKGQGGVSFRIGDVECFAAICADFFHLETFQGLRARPEILFVPAFTVSRKSSPVMARARWRHAMIARAFEQAAFVAVSDWAHPVTGYGRYPSSGVAGLAHPDPSEPSNLLKLVGRRQVGIFDIDLEACRLLRADQRARGFEIARVREMQ; from the coding sequence ATGAGGGTCGTTCTCACGCAGCCGAAGACGAAGGCGAACGATCAATCGAACATCCGGCAGATCGGCCGCCTGCTCCACAAGGCAGGCTTCGTCGGCGACGCTCATGACGCCATTGTCCTGCCCGAACTCGTAGGCGAAGGGGCGACCGCGGACGAATATCTGAGAGATGTTTCCGCAATGGCTCGGGAATTCGGTTGCCACGTCATCGGGGGCAGCCACTTCGTCACGGAGCGCGACGCGATCATCAACCGTGGCGTCATTGCCAACGCGGATGGCGAGATCATCGCCCAATATTCCAAGGCAAATCCCTATGGCGCGGAACGCGTCGTTTCCGATGCCAAGGGGCAGGGCGGCGTCAGTTTCCGCATCGGCGACGTCGAGTGCTTCGCCGCGATCTGCGCAGATTTCTTCCACCTCGAGACCTTCCAGGGTCTCCGCGCGCGGCCTGAGATTCTGTTCGTCCCGGCATTCACCGTGAGCCGAAAGAGCAGCCCCGTCATGGCCAGGGCGCGCTGGCGCCACGCCATGATAGCCCGCGCTTTCGAGCAGGCGGCTTTCGTCGCGGTCAGCGATTGGGCTCATCCAGTCACGGGGTACGGCCGCTACCCCAGTAGCGGCGTCGCCGGCCTAGCTCACCCCGATCCGTCCGAACCGTCGAACCTTCTAAAGCTCGTTGGGCGGCGGCAGGTCGGCATTTTCGACATCGATCTTGAGGCCTGCCGGCTCCTGCGTGCCGACCAGAGGGCGCGAGGTTTTGAAATCGCGCGGGTGAGGGAGATGCAATGA
- a CDS encoding exo-beta-N-acetylmuramidase NamZ family protein, whose protein sequence is MNNVVLGIDTLLAQKPDWRTSRIALVTNHAATTSRFAPSRVALLRQGFNVVKLFSPEHGLDTTGADGHAMKNSVDVLTRLPVVSLYGDKLAPAQADLEDVDLVLFDIPDIGSRFYTYLWTMSHVLEACARFGVPLVIADRPNPLSGNFALAAGPLLDEAHCSSFIGRWSIPIRHSSTLGELARYFNASRNINCRLEVVPCLNWRREMVFTDWMNSFVPLSPAIPTFESALLYQGLCLLEATNCSEGRGTATPFRVIGAPWLLAEEAARQFNAMVPEIAEGVAAREITFTPTEGKFVGQKCNGLMLHVADPANFRPLDIGMLLVKIVRDLHPNEFQWATYPTHVNPSGTKHLDLLLGIEGAEEIFDVPLPEFIAEMKKLTGPVDWPERMRPFLLYP, encoded by the coding sequence ATGAATAATGTAGTTCTCGGGATCGATACTCTTCTGGCGCAAAAGCCGGATTGGAGAACCAGCCGCATCGCGCTGGTCACAAACCACGCCGCCACCACCAGCCGGTTTGCTCCCTCCCGGGTGGCTCTGCTTCGGCAGGGCTTCAATGTCGTGAAGCTGTTTTCGCCCGAGCACGGCCTCGACACGACCGGCGCCGACGGCCATGCGATGAAGAACTCCGTGGACGTCCTGACGCGCCTGCCAGTCGTCAGCCTCTATGGCGACAAGCTGGCGCCGGCGCAGGCCGACCTGGAAGACGTGGACCTCGTCCTGTTCGACATCCCCGATATCGGCAGCCGGTTTTACACCTACCTCTGGACGATGTCGCACGTGCTCGAAGCCTGCGCCCGCTTCGGCGTGCCGCTGGTCATAGCCGACAGGCCCAATCCCTTGTCCGGCAATTTTGCCTTGGCCGCCGGCCCGCTCCTGGACGAGGCGCATTGCAGCAGCTTCATCGGCCGCTGGTCCATTCCCATAAGGCACAGCAGCACGCTCGGCGAACTCGCCCGCTACTTCAACGCCTCCCGGAATATCAACTGCCGGCTCGAAGTGGTGCCCTGCCTCAATTGGCGCCGTGAAATGGTCTTTACGGATTGGATGAACTCGTTCGTCCCCCTCTCGCCCGCGATTCCCACTTTCGAGTCCGCCTTGCTCTACCAGGGGCTCTGCCTCCTCGAAGCCACCAATTGCAGCGAGGGCAGGGGCACGGCTACCCCGTTCCGCGTGATCGGAGCCCCATGGCTGCTGGCAGAAGAGGCTGCCAGGCAGTTCAACGCGATGGTGCCGGAGATTGCCGAGGGCGTAGCCGCGCGCGAAATCACCTTCACTCCGACCGAGGGCAAGTTCGTCGGCCAAAAGTGCAACGGCCTGATGCTCCACGTCGCCGACCCGGCCAACTTCCGCCCTCTCGATATCGGCATGCTGCTCGTCAAGATCGTCAGGGATCTTCACCCGAACGAATTCCAGTGGGCGACCTATCCCACCCACGTGAACCCCTCGGGCACCAAGCATCTCGACCTGCTGCTCGGGATCGAAGGCGCCGAGGAAATCTTCGACGTGCCGCTTCCGGAATTCATCGCCGAAATGAAAAAACTGACCGGCCCTGTCGATTGGCCGGAGCGCATGCGGCCGTTCTTACTCTACCCATAG
- a CDS encoding LacI family DNA-binding transcriptional regulator, producing the protein MSTIRDVARIAKVSITTVSATLNGTAPVSEELRARVWAAVEEAGYHPDPVARNLRKGVSNTIGLIVPDIATPWAAHLAKAMQSALSDRGYNMLFASNEDDPEREFREIELFSAHRVAGLIVAPTSHGPDYPERLSAAIRTPAVLVDRLIADSRFDAVVDDNHLGAQLVTRHLLTLGHRDIAFLVGRPGISPSDERFEGFCQTMVAAGVPIREDLVRWSCYKFDHAFTAVQQLMNMPSPPTAIACINIAQLLGTMAGLKNIGLSVPHDVSVISFDGFHPAEGWAPSITSLHQDIATISARASELLMSRIAGEAGEPQVIRIPPRLQIRESCRQI; encoded by the coding sequence ATGTCGACCATTCGCGACGTCGCGCGCATAGCCAAGGTCTCGATCACCACCGTATCGGCCACGCTCAACGGCACCGCGCCGGTGAGCGAGGAATTGCGCGCGCGTGTCTGGGCCGCCGTCGAAGAGGCGGGCTACCACCCAGATCCGGTGGCGCGCAACCTGCGCAAGGGGGTCTCCAACACCATCGGCCTCATCGTGCCGGACATCGCCACGCCCTGGGCCGCGCATCTGGCCAAGGCAATGCAGTCGGCGCTGTCCGATCGCGGCTACAATATGCTGTTCGCCAGCAACGAGGACGACCCCGAGCGCGAGTTTCGCGAGATCGAGCTGTTTTCGGCTCATCGCGTGGCCGGCCTCATCGTCGCGCCGACCAGCCACGGCCCGGACTATCCCGAGCGCCTCTCCGCTGCGATCAGAACGCCTGCCGTCCTCGTCGACCGCCTGATCGCGGATAGCCGTTTCGATGCCGTGGTCGATGACAACCACCTCGGCGCCCAATTGGTCACGCGGCATCTGCTCACGCTCGGCCATCGCGACATCGCTTTCCTTGTCGGCCGCCCCGGCATTTCGCCTTCCGACGAGCGCTTCGAAGGCTTCTGCCAGACGATGGTCGCAGCCGGCGTCCCCATCCGCGAGGACCTGGTACGCTGGTCCTGCTACAAGTTCGACCATGCCTTCACCGCCGTGCAGCAATTGATGAACATGCCCAGCCCGCCGACCGCCATCGCCTGCATCAACATCGCCCAACTCCTGGGCACGATGGCCGGCCTCAAGAATATCGGGCTAAGTGTCCCGCATGATGTTTCGGTCATCAGCTTCGATGGTTTTCACCCGGCCGAAGGCTGGGCGCCGAGCATCACCTCGCTGCATCAGGATATCGCCACGATCAGCGCCCGGGCCTCGGAACTGTTGATGTCCCGTATTGCCGGCGAAGCCGGAGAGCCCCAGGTCATCCGCATCCCGCCACGCCTCCAGATCCGCGAATCCTGTCGCCAGATCTGA
- a CDS encoding ABC transporter substrate-binding protein codes for MKLKSLAVAALTASLMLGSTFGAVAEEVLRLRMNGDINSVDPIATTNFTIRNSAYLIYDTLFALDADFKVQPQMAEGYTLSDDQLTYTITLRDGLKFHDGSPVTAADAVASLERWGKVDGLGKILFSKAASLTATDDKTLVLQMKEPWGQVLPALGKISSNVPFIMPARLAANDPTVPVTEPIGSGPFKMKVDEWVPGSVAVYEKFADYVPRPEPASMAAGGKVAKFDRIEIRYIPDSSQAVDALLNGEIDWIEDVAADLIPLFDGSDTAHIFANPQAGNSLQLVVNHLNPPFDNPKVREALQWALEPTPFMQAIFGEQTQLYQICVAIFFCGSPYESTINTDRIMTRDPAKAKALLAEAGYDGTPVFLPHVTDIPFHDHAYSVLKPMLEEAGFAVDEQMTDWASVSTRRASKEPVANGGWNVFFTGWGYVDQSNPMTNVYVAGAGKDGWFGWADSAELRDLRTQFAATTDAGEQKALAEKMQSVAYDLVPFVPLGQASLAQGVASNLEGFIDSPVPFFWNVSRKQ; via the coding sequence ATGAAACTGAAATCACTGGCCGTGGCGGCCTTGACCGCCTCGCTGATGCTGGGCAGCACGTTCGGCGCCGTTGCCGAGGAAGTGCTGCGACTGCGCATGAATGGCGACATCAATTCGGTCGATCCGATCGCCACGACCAACTTCACCATCCGCAACAGCGCATACCTGATCTACGACACGCTGTTTGCGCTCGATGCCGACTTCAAGGTGCAGCCGCAAATGGCTGAAGGCTATACGCTTTCGGACGACCAGCTCACCTATACGATCACGCTGCGCGACGGCCTCAAGTTTCATGACGGCAGCCCCGTTACCGCTGCCGACGCGGTGGCGTCGCTGGAGCGCTGGGGGAAGGTCGACGGGCTGGGCAAGATTCTCTTTTCGAAGGCCGCCTCGCTTACTGCCACCGACGACAAGACACTCGTGCTGCAGATGAAGGAGCCCTGGGGGCAGGTGTTGCCGGCGCTGGGCAAGATCTCATCCAACGTGCCGTTCATCATGCCCGCGCGCCTCGCCGCCAACGACCCGACCGTGCCCGTGACCGAGCCGATCGGCTCGGGGCCGTTCAAGATGAAGGTGGACGAGTGGGTGCCGGGCAGCGTGGCCGTCTACGAGAAGTTCGCCGATTATGTGCCGCGCCCCGAGCCGGCCAGCATGGCGGCAGGCGGCAAGGTGGCGAAGTTCGACCGGATCGAAATCCGCTACATTCCCGACTCGTCGCAGGCGGTGGATGCGCTGCTCAATGGCGAAATCGACTGGATCGAGGATGTGGCGGCCGACCTGATCCCGCTGTTCGACGGCTCGGACACGGCGCATATCTTCGCCAATCCGCAGGCCGGCAACAGCCTGCAGCTCGTGGTCAACCACCTCAACCCGCCGTTCGACAATCCCAAGGTGCGCGAGGCGTTGCAGTGGGCGCTCGAGCCGACGCCGTTCATGCAGGCGATCTTCGGGGAGCAGACGCAGCTCTACCAGATCTGCGTGGCGATCTTCTTCTGCGGCTCCCCCTATGAGAGCACGATCAATACCGACCGGATCATGACGCGCGATCCGGCCAAGGCAAAGGCGCTGCTGGCGGAGGCGGGATATGACGGCACGCCGGTTTTCCTGCCGCATGTGACCGATATTCCGTTCCATGACCATGCCTATTCGGTGCTCAAGCCGATGCTTGAGGAGGCCGGATTCGCCGTCGACGAGCAGATGACCGACTGGGCCTCGGTTTCGACGCGCCGGGCCAGCAAGGAGCCGGTCGCCAATGGTGGCTGGAACGTCTTCTTCACCGGCTGGGGCTATGTCGACCAATCCAACCCGATGACCAACGTCTACGTCGCCGGCGCGGGCAAGGACGGATGGTTCGGCTGGGCGGATTCGGCGGAACTCCGCGACCTGCGTACGCAGTTCGCTGCAACCACGGATGCGGGCGAGCAGAAGGCGCTGGCCGAGAAGATGCAGTCCGTGGCCTATGACCTCGTGCCGTTCGTGCCTCTTGGGCAGGCCTCCCTCGCCCAAGGCGTCGCCTCCAACCTCGAAGGCTTCATCGACAGCCCGGTTCCGTTCTTCTGGAATGTGAGCCGCAAGCAGTAA
- a CDS encoding ABC transporter permease: protein MFAYLAGRVLSAIPILVLVAVFIFSLVNLTPGDPALLIAGDNATPAQVEQIRERLHLNEPLPTRFAIWAGNALRLDLGVSIYSGQPVTRLIAQRIEPTFVLATVTIIITVLMAVPLGVVASWKANSWIDRAIMGFAVLGFSVPVFVIGYLLAYVFSVNLKWFPVQGYSPLADGPLDTLRSVTLPAVALAMVFAALIARVTRAAMLEVLNENHIRTARAKGLPTSRILIVHALKNAGVPVVTVIGIGLATLVGGVVVTESVFNIPGIGRLTVDAITRRDYPIVQGVILFFAAVLIIINVLVDMSYALLDPRVKG from the coding sequence GTGTTTGCCTATCTAGCTGGCCGGGTGCTCTCGGCCATCCCTATCCTTGTGCTGGTTGCGGTCTTCATCTTTTCGCTGGTGAACCTTACGCCCGGCGACCCTGCCCTGCTGATCGCGGGCGATAACGCCACGCCGGCGCAGGTCGAGCAGATCCGCGAGCGCCTGCACCTCAACGAACCGCTGCCGACACGCTTCGCCATCTGGGCGGGCAACGCGTTGCGGCTGGACCTGGGCGTGTCGATCTATTCGGGCCAGCCGGTGACAAGGCTCATCGCGCAGCGCATCGAGCCGACCTTCGTGCTGGCGACGGTGACGATCATCATCACGGTGCTGATGGCGGTTCCGCTCGGGGTGGTTGCCTCCTGGAAGGCGAATAGCTGGATCGACCGGGCGATCATGGGCTTTGCCGTGCTCGGCTTTTCCGTGCCGGTCTTCGTGATCGGCTACCTCCTCGCCTATGTGTTTTCGGTCAATCTCAAGTGGTTTCCCGTGCAGGGCTATAGTCCGCTCGCGGACGGGCCGCTGGATACGCTGCGCAGCGTGACGTTGCCGGCGGTTGCGCTGGCGATGGTTTTCGCCGCGCTCATTGCGCGCGTCACGCGGGCGGCGATGCTGGAAGTGCTCAACGAAAACCATATCCGCACGGCGCGGGCCAAGGGCCTGCCGACCTCGCGCATCCTCATCGTGCATGCCTTGAAGAATGCCGGCGTGCCGGTGGTGACCGTCATCGGCATCGGCCTAGCCACGCTGGTGGGCGGAGTGGTGGTGACCGAGTCCGTGTTCAACATTCCGGGCATCGGGCGGCTGACGGTCGATGCAATCACCCGCCGCGACTACCCGATCGTGCAGGGCGTGATCCTTTTCTTTGCCGCCGTGCTCATCATCATCAACGTCCTGGTCGACATGAGCTATGCGCTGCTCGACCCGCGCGTGAAGGGCTGA
- a CDS encoding ABC transporter permease, with amino-acid sequence MSVIETHRTAPLPVSRWLNYARRNPATVICCALLLAFLLIAIFAPLLAGDSLKINPALRLKPPSDDAIWGRDHLGRDVFARAIYGTRVSMLVGFSVAILVTLFGVAIGVYAGLSPIGGAVVMRLTDAMMAIPAVLLAIAFASLMNAGLLTVIIAITIPEVPRMVRLVRSVVLGVRQQLHVTAAISIGTSGLPLVWRHILPNTLGPVLVQATYACASAIIASAVLSFLGVGLSPEVPSWGGMMADARQQFRIHPILMLYPGVLLSLLVLAVNILGDRLSDALDPRKSRRSGL; translated from the coding sequence ATGAGCGTGATCGAAACGCATCGCACGGCCCCCTTGCCCGTCTCGCGCTGGCTCAATTATGCGCGCCGTAATCCGGCGACGGTGATCTGCTGCGCCCTGCTCCTGGCTTTCCTGCTGATCGCCATCTTCGCGCCGCTGCTGGCGGGCGACTCGCTCAAGATCAATCCGGCGCTGCGCCTCAAGCCGCCGAGTGATGACGCCATCTGGGGCCGCGACCATCTGGGGCGCGACGTCTTTGCCCGCGCGATTTACGGCACACGAGTCTCGATGCTGGTGGGGTTTTCGGTGGCGATCCTGGTGACGCTCTTCGGCGTCGCGATCGGCGTCTATGCCGGGCTCAGCCCGATCGGCGGGGCGGTGGTCATGCGCCTGACGGACGCGATGATGGCCATTCCGGCCGTGCTGCTCGCCATCGCCTTTGCCTCGCTGATGAATGCGGGGCTCCTCACCGTCATCATCGCCATCACCATTCCGGAAGTGCCCCGCATGGTGAGGCTTGTGCGGTCGGTGGTGCTGGGGGTGAGGCAGCAATTGCACGTTACCGCCGCCATCTCGATCGGCACGTCGGGGCTGCCGCTTGTGTGGCGCCACATCCTGCCCAATACGCTGGGACCAGTGCTGGTGCAGGCGACCTACGCCTGCGCCTCGGCGATCATCGCCTCGGCCGTGCTCAGCTTCCTCGGCGTCGGCCTTTCGCCGGAGGTGCCGAGCTGGGGTGGGATGATGGCCGATGCCCGCCAGCAATTCCGCATCCATCCCATCCTGATGCTCTATCCGGGCGTGCTGCTGTCGCTGCTGGTGCTGGCGGTCAACATCCTCGGCGACCGGCTCAGCGACGCTTTGGACCCGCGCAAGTCGCGGCGGTCGGGACTATGA
- a CDS encoding ABC transporter ATP-binding protein, producing the protein MSHSPILEVDNLSLEFHSDGRTVYALDKVSFNLARGETLSLVGESGCGKSVTAMAVMGLLPRGNAQVTSGNIRLAGIDLVGMPERQMQAIRGNRIGMVFQDPMSSLNPVHTIGMQIAEAVQRHKHVSRHDAWARARQMLDLVRIPDAGSRLTAYPHELSGGQRQRVMIAMALACDPELLIADEPTTALDVTVQAQILELIADLKTELGMSVLLITHDLGVVAATADRMMVMYAGRIVEEGPVERIFARPSHGYTAGLLRSLPGHGSQRRGVLTEIAGTVPRLDRPVEGCVYAPRCAFAEAGCGAPLPPARQIEAGHRSACIREAAVFAEMSNNEIVRSWA; encoded by the coding sequence ATGAGCCATTCGCCTATTCTCGAAGTCGACAATCTCAGCCTCGAGTTCCACAGCGACGGCCGGACCGTCTATGCGCTCGACAAGGTCTCGTTCAACCTCGCCCGGGGCGAGACGCTGAGCCTCGTCGGCGAAAGCGGCTGCGGCAAGAGCGTTACCGCCATGGCGGTGATGGGCCTGCTGCCTAGGGGCAATGCACAGGTCACCTCGGGCAATATCCGGCTTGCCGGCATCGACCTCGTCGGCATGCCGGAGCGGCAGATGCAGGCCATCCGCGGCAACCGGATCGGCATGGTGTTCCAGGACCCGATGAGTTCGCTCAACCCGGTCCACACCATCGGGATGCAGATCGCCGAGGCGGTGCAGCGGCACAAGCATGTCAGCCGCCACGATGCCTGGGCACGAGCCCGGCAGATGCTGGACCTGGTGCGTATTCCCGATGCAGGCAGCCGGCTGACGGCCTATCCGCATGAGCTTTCCGGCGGGCAGCGGCAGCGGGTCATGATCGCCATGGCGCTGGCCTGCGACCCGGAATTGCTGATCGCCGACGAGCCGACGACGGCGCTCGATGTGACCGTGCAGGCGCAGATTCTCGAGCTGATTGCCGATCTCAAGACCGAGCTGGGCATGAGCGTGCTGCTCATCACCCACGACCTCGGTGTCGTTGCGGCCACGGCCGACCGGATGATGGTCATGTATGCCGGGCGCATCGTCGAAGAGGGACCGGTGGAGCGCATCTTCGCGCGGCCCTCGCATGGCTACACGGCCGGGCTTCTGCGCTCGCTGCCCGGACATGGATCGCAGCGGCGGGGCGTTCTGACCGAGATTGCGGGCACGGTACCCCGCCTCGACCGGCCGGTGGAAGGTTGCGTCTACGCGCCCCGCTGCGCCTTTGCCGAAGCGGGTTGCGGCGCGCCCCTGCCCCCGGCACGGCAGATCGAGGCTGGGCATCGCTCGGCGTGTATCCGCGAGGCGGCAGTGTTCGCGGAAATGTCCAACAATGAGATCGTGAGGAGCTGGGCATGA